In a genomic window of Gemmatimonadaceae bacterium:
- the acnA gene encoding aconitate hydratase AcnA, whose amino-acid sequence MTNPNSFGSRTTLEVGGRQYTYYRLDSLDSLSGGNAARLPFSLKILLENLLRNEDGKFVKPADIEALAKWNVRGNVEKEIAFRTARVLLQDFTGVPAVVDLAAMRDALAKLGGDPRKINPLQPVDLVIDHSVQVDEYGTEAAYFINTGKEFERNKERYAFLRWGQNSFRNFRVVPPGTGIVHQINLEYLAKTVFTQEENGETLAYPDSLVGTDSHTTMINGLGVLGWGVGGIEAEAAMLGQPVSMLIPEVVGFKLHGKLPPGATATDLVLTVTEQLRKKKVVGKFVEFYGAGLSSLSLADRATIGNMSPEYGATMGFFPVDAETVKYLRFTGRDEQQAMLVEAYTKAQGLYRTDDTPDPVFSDTLQLDLGSIEPSLAGPKRPQDRVPLKHAKTMFREALHADLDRTGTLAAAAAARQAMSVAASPQLSHTVIAANHEEQAGEQSAVQVTMNGESFGLRHGAVVIAAITSCTNTSNPSVMLAAGLLARNAVAAGLKTKPWVKTSLAPGSKVVTDYFRKANVMDDLDKLGFNVVGYGCTTCIGNSGPLPQPIADAVEEHKLVVAAVLSGNRNFEGRINPLTRFNYLASPPLVVAYALAGRMDIDFNTEPLGIGTNGPVFLRDLWPAPKEVEEEILRSVKAEMFRDQYANVFRGDDSWRSLPVPEGDLYAWDETSTYVKNPPFFDGMTLTPPGVRSIAGARALAMVGDSITTDHISPAGSIPAASPAGKWLIAQGVKTLDFNSYGARRGNHEVMMRGTFANIRLRNELAPGTEGGWTTTTPGGDASSIYDASMEYQRQGVPLVIIAGKEYGTGSSRDWAAKGTLLLGVRAVIAESFERIHRSNLVGMGVLPLEFVDGETRATLELTGFETYEILGLAGDMRPKAKLTVRAKTDDGTVKTFSAVSRIDTPEEMSYYRHGGILPYVLRQLVSA is encoded by the coding sequence ATGACAAACCCGAATTCTTTCGGCAGCCGCACGACACTCGAAGTCGGCGGACGGCAGTACACGTATTACCGGCTCGACTCCCTCGACTCACTCTCCGGCGGCAACGCCGCCCGCCTCCCGTTCAGCCTCAAAATCCTCCTCGAGAATCTCCTCCGCAATGAGGACGGGAAGTTCGTGAAGCCGGCTGACATCGAGGCCCTCGCCAAATGGAACGTGAGAGGCAACGTCGAGAAGGAGATCGCATTTCGAACCGCCCGGGTTCTCCTCCAGGATTTCACCGGCGTTCCAGCCGTGGTCGACCTCGCCGCGATGCGAGACGCCCTCGCGAAGCTCGGCGGTGATCCGAGGAAGATCAATCCGCTTCAACCGGTCGATCTCGTCATCGACCACTCGGTGCAGGTTGATGAATACGGCACTGAAGCGGCGTACTTCATCAACACCGGAAAGGAGTTCGAGCGCAACAAGGAGCGCTACGCGTTCCTGCGCTGGGGTCAGAACTCGTTTCGGAACTTCCGTGTAGTTCCGCCGGGCACGGGCATCGTTCATCAGATAAACCTGGAATACCTCGCCAAGACGGTTTTCACACAGGAAGAGAATGGCGAGACACTCGCATATCCGGATTCTCTCGTCGGCACCGACTCGCACACGACGATGATCAATGGGCTCGGCGTCCTTGGCTGGGGCGTCGGGGGAATCGAGGCGGAAGCAGCAATGCTCGGACAGCCCGTATCGATGCTGATTCCTGAAGTCGTGGGATTCAAGCTCCACGGCAAGCTGCCGCCCGGCGCAACTGCAACCGATCTCGTGCTCACAGTCACCGAGCAGCTCCGCAAGAAGAAAGTCGTCGGGAAGTTCGTCGAGTTCTATGGCGCCGGATTGTCGTCACTCTCGCTGGCCGATCGCGCGACAATCGGCAATATGTCGCCCGAATACGGTGCGACGATGGGGTTCTTCCCGGTCGATGCGGAAACGGTCAAATACCTGCGCTTCACCGGGCGCGACGAGCAGCAGGCCATGCTCGTCGAGGCGTACACAAAGGCCCAGGGATTGTATCGCACGGACGATACGCCCGATCCGGTTTTCTCGGATACGCTCCAGCTCGACCTCGGCAGCATCGAGCCAAGCCTCGCCGGGCCGAAGCGGCCGCAGGACCGCGTGCCGCTCAAGCACGCAAAGACGATGTTTCGCGAGGCGCTGCACGCTGACCTCGATCGGACGGGAACACTGGCGGCCGCCGCGGCTGCGCGACAGGCAATGTCTGTCGCCGCGTCGCCACAGCTTTCGCATACGGTGATCGCCGCAAATCACGAGGAGCAGGCGGGCGAGCAGTCGGCTGTACAGGTGACGATGAACGGCGAGTCGTTCGGACTGCGTCACGGTGCAGTGGTCATCGCCGCGATCACCAGCTGCACGAACACATCGAACCCGAGTGTGATGCTCGCGGCTGGACTCCTCGCGCGCAACGCGGTTGCTGCGGGACTGAAAACGAAGCCGTGGGTGAAAACGAGCCTCGCCCCCGGCTCGAAGGTGGTCACCGACTACTTCCGTAAAGCGAACGTGATGGACGACCTCGACAAGCTCGGGTTCAACGTCGTCGGTTACGGGTGCACCACGTGCATCGGCAACTCAGGGCCCCTGCCGCAGCCTATTGCCGACGCTGTCGAGGAGCACAAGCTCGTGGTTGCCGCGGTACTCTCGGGAAACAGAAACTTCGAGGGACGAATCAACCCTCTCACACGCTTCAATTATCTGGCCTCGCCGCCACTCGTCGTTGCCTACGCTCTCGCCGGAAGGATGGACATCGACTTCAACACCGAGCCGCTCGGTATTGGAACGAACGGGCCTGTTTTTCTCCGGGATCTATGGCCTGCGCCAAAGGAAGTCGAGGAGGAGATTCTGCGCTCGGTGAAGGCCGAAATGTTTCGCGACCAGTACGCCAATGTCTTCCGCGGCGACGACAGCTGGCGCTCCCTCCCCGTACCCGAGGGCGATCTCTACGCCTGGGATGAAACCTCTACCTACGTGAAGAATCCGCCGTTCTTCGACGGCATGACGCTCACGCCGCCGGGAGTGAGATCGATAGCGGGTGCTCGCGCGCTCGCGATGGTCGGCGACTCGATTACAACGGATCACATCTCTCCGGCCGGCTCGATTCCCGCCGCGAGCCCGGCGGGTAAATGGCTCATCGCGCAGGGAGTGAAGACCCTCGACTTCAATTCCTACGGCGCACGGCGCGGGAACCACGAAGTGATGATGCGCGGCACGTTCGCGAACATCAGGCTCAGAAACGAGCTCGCGCCGGGAACCGAGGGCGGGTGGACAACGACGACACCCGGAGGCGACGCGTCATCGATTTACGATGCCTCGATGGAGTACCAGCGTCAGGGCGTGCCGCTGGTGATAATCGCCGGCAAAGAGTACGGCACCGGATCGTCGCGCGACTGGGCGGCCAAGGGCACACTGCTGCTCGGCGTCCGCGCTGTTATCGCCGAATCGTTCGAGAGAATTCACCGCTCGAACCTGGTCGGGATGGGCGTGCTTCCCCTCGAGTTCGTGGATGGCGAGACGCGCGCGACGCTCGAATTAACGGGATTCGAGACTTACGAGATTCTGGGTCTCGCCGGGGACATGCGTCCGAAGGCCAAGCTCACGGTGAGGGCGAAGACGGACGATGGAACGGTCAAGACGTTCAGCGCTGTTTCGCGGATCGATACACCGGAGGAGATGAGCTACTACAGGCACGGCGGGATTCTGCCGTACGTGCTGCGCCAGCTCGTGTCGGCCTAG
- a CDS encoding patatin-like phospholipase family protein: protein MSESDDSRESGLKAKRKTSSRRARKSTQPRPRIALVLGGGGLKGFAHVGVLRALAERDIVPAVYAGTSIGALIASAAAGGMPIDDMAARARALKRSDLFRLNRLGMVLDRMHLPAIYLEKPLRELCAAVAPKGKFHELANTLLVNTVDLQRGTQVVWGLPGLKDVEIADAVYASCALPGFYPPGHVDGRPCVDGGVIDNLPVAIAGRGMDAVIAVDTGSSALLTEKDIAKHGFSAIYMRAATTMMHALQLAPLEHWAGPPMTLIRPRVTHIGWFSFTHADELMDAGYRAATEALEGFESTLGAGTGIFPLRSMRITVDRDKCIGCTLCAALAPQAMAMDEFGKAVPWTPNVEWSPADGDFVQHCPTYAIEVTPAEGARMENPPEALEVPPAESAGAA, encoded by the coding sequence ATGTCGGAGTCGGATGACTCGCGGGAGTCGGGCCTGAAGGCGAAGCGCAAGACTTCATCGCGGCGCGCTCGTAAATCGACCCAGCCGCGACCGCGCATCGCGCTCGTGCTCGGAGGCGGCGGGCTGAAAGGGTTCGCACACGTCGGCGTACTGCGGGCGCTCGCCGAGCGGGACATAGTGCCAGCGGTTTATGCCGGAACGAGTATCGGCGCGCTCATCGCCTCTGCCGCCGCGGGAGGAATGCCCATTGACGACATGGCTGCCCGGGCGCGCGCTCTCAAGCGAAGCGACTTGTTCCGCCTCAACAGGCTCGGAATGGTGCTCGACCGAATGCACTTGCCGGCAATTTATCTGGAGAAGCCGTTGCGCGAACTGTGCGCGGCGGTTGCGCCAAAGGGGAAATTCCACGAGCTCGCCAACACGCTCCTCGTGAACACCGTCGATCTTCAGCGTGGAACGCAGGTGGTGTGGGGACTCCCCGGATTGAAGGACGTTGAGATCGCCGATGCAGTCTACGCGTCGTGCGCACTGCCGGGTTTTTATCCGCCGGGTCACGTCGACGGACGGCCCTGCGTCGACGGCGGAGTTATTGACAACCTTCCGGTTGCGATTGCCGGACGAGGAATGGACGCGGTTATCGCCGTCGACACTGGAAGCAGCGCATTGCTCACCGAGAAGGACATCGCGAAACACGGGTTCAGCGCGATCTACATGCGAGCCGCCACGACGATGATGCACGCGCTTCAGCTGGCGCCTCTGGAGCACTGGGCGGGGCCGCCGATGACGCTGATCCGGCCGAGGGTGACGCACATCGGGTGGTTCAGCTTCACCCATGCAGACGAGCTGATGGACGCCGGTTATCGCGCCGCGACGGAGGCGCTCGAGGGATTCGAGAGCACGCTCGGTGCCGGGACCGGGATCTTCCCCCTGCGCTCGATGCGGATCACGGTAGACCGGGACAAATGCATCGGCTGCACCCTGTGCGCTGCGCTCGCACCGCAAGCGATGGCGATGGACGAATTCGGGAAGGCGGTGCCGTGGACTCCAAACGTCGAGTGGTCGCCGGCCGATGGTGATTTCGTGCAGCACTGCCCGACGTACGCCATTGAAGTGACGCCGGCCGAGGGGGCGAGGATGGAGAATCCGCCTGAGGCACTGGAGGTTCCGCCGGCTGAAAGCGCGGGCGCCGCGTAA
- a CDS encoding DUF1003 domain-containing protein, producing MGETPGIRVGGERRSRRSAAHTSAFRAIKARHSGDRSRMEIFAARLTDIASSTGFFFFHVFAFAAWIIWNLGLFGLPQFDPYPFGLLTMIVSLEAIFLSTFVLMSQSRESAIGELREELTLQINLRIEEEVTKTLHLVAGLYTRLGYTMGEDPELREMLRPLDPEQIENEVTEQIEESIPRLHFKKKENRGA from the coding sequence GTGGGCGAGACACCCGGCATCAGAGTCGGTGGAGAGCGGCGCTCGCGCCGCAGCGCCGCGCACACCAGCGCATTCCGCGCCATCAAGGCACGACACTCGGGCGATCGAAGCCGTATGGAGATTTTCGCGGCGCGACTGACTGATATTGCGAGCAGCACTGGTTTCTTCTTCTTCCACGTTTTCGCTTTTGCGGCGTGGATCATCTGGAACCTCGGGCTGTTCGGACTGCCCCAGTTCGACCCCTACCCGTTCGGTCTCCTGACGATGATCGTTTCGCTCGAGGCGATATTCCTTTCGACCTTTGTCCTCATGAGCCAGAGCCGCGAATCGGCAATCGGCGAGCTGCGGGAAGAGCTGACGCTACAGATCAACCTGCGCATCGAAGAGGAGGTGACGAAGACGCTGCACCTCGTCGCCGGCCTCTACACCAGGCTCGGCTACACCATGGGAGAGGATCCCGAGCTGCGCGAGATGTTGCGTCCGCTCGATCCCGAGCAGATCGAGAACGAGGTTACGGAGCAGATCGAGGAATCAATACCCCGCCTGCATTTCAAGAAAAAAGAAAATCGCGGCGCCTAG